One Ictalurus furcatus strain D&B chromosome 22, Billie_1.0, whole genome shotgun sequence genomic window, TGTGATGTAGCTAGTTATTCTCTGTGCCAAAACGGAGAAGAACTTTCCTTCAACGTTGAGCAAGGCAATGCTCTTGAATTGGCTGATCACTCTAAAGTCCTTTTCCCTGGTGGATTCGCAGTCCCCTAAATGTGGTCATCTTTTTCCACCCACACCCGTATATCCGCAGGCTCCTCTTGTTATCCATATTCATTCACGTTGTTTCCATATGATCCATCCGATAAGGCCCATCTTTCATCCCGCCTCTCGGAAAGGCCTATGGGTTGTCTTCTCTATGTTGACTTTATAGTAAATATGGCGTTTCTGTCTTGGAGACTACTGGGTTGTTACCAGATGCCCATTCTCAGTGTGGTCTTTCCTGGCTTTCCTCCAGTCTTCCCTGTACTCCAACTGCCCTATTCACAATAGTCACCGGGTTTCCAGCTATGAATACAAGTGTGAATGATGATAAGGCTGAAAATTATCTGTTAAGGTCTGCAGATAAGTCCCAGATTTGCAATGTTACATGTTATGAAGTCTGAAACAAATCTATAACAAGTACTTACTTTATACCATGGAGTTGCCTTTCTTACTGGACATTTTATTATAGATTCCTTCAACTTTTCCATCAACAGGTTGATAAACACAAAGCAAACCTGGCTGCCATAATGATCACATATCCCTCAACTAATGGTGTGTTTGAGGAGAATGTTAGTGAAGTGTGTGAGCTCATTCACCAGAATGGCGGACAGGTCTATCTGGATGGAGCTAACATGAACGCACAGGTTAGGAAAAACATCCCTTAACAAAACTGTTTGAACTTGAAAAGATTCCAATTTACGCTAACatataattaacataattatGAGCATAATTTGTATGCTCATGTTCTGACATGTTCTAATAGGTGGGATTATGTCGGCCAGGTGATTATGGCTCAGATGTTTCTCACCTGAATCTTCATAAAACCTTCTGTATTCCTCATGGAGGTGGAGGCCCCGGTATGGGTCCAATTGGAGTGTAAGTTCAAGTTTCTCTTTCTAATATTATTGAGTCATTTTTGATATTCTAGTTAGGTTTATATCTGTGCAACTGCACTGTTCACAAAAGATATGTTAAAAATATACTGTGGGTGTATATTGCAGCAAGACAGCTATCTGAAATGTTCAGATGCATCAAAATGGATAAAGAATCATTTTATAATCAacagagggggaaaagaaaTTTGGGGAGAACTTGACTTATGAGTTTTTGCTCATAGTTTTCAAACCTGATTTAAAGAAGTGTATGAATTTCTTTAATTTAGAACAGATACAGGGTGTCTTAAGTCCATAATCACAGGTGGAAattgaagggggaaaaaatttcAAAACGAAAGCTTTCATTTACAGAACTTCCTCAATATAATGTTTGATGTCCTTTGACTCAAATTATTTGGAGTCATTGTTTCTTGCTCAGATGCATCATggtctttaaaaatataaaaatacacattagCCCTATGATGTTTGACTtatgggacaccctgtatattaaGAAATATTAACAAATGTAACTTgtaatgtaacttttttttttttttccttcagtttttgtaattttttgttGTGATAATGAcggaacacacacactaaatgtcgtgttgctatttatttatttgtttgtctgtcctGTTCAAATGTGTGCACTCAAAGTCATACGCCAAAGTGAAGTCTGTGTTTATAAACTTTTGACAATTTTCAGGAAGGAGCATCTTGCCCCATTCCTGCCAAGCCACCCAGTGGTCAACATGCAGTGCAGCAACACAAGTTCACTAGGCACCATCAGTGCTGCCCCCTGGGGTTCTAGTGCCATCCTGCCCATCTCCTGGGCCTACATAAAGGTAATGTGACTCTGTCAGCCAGGGGGACGGCTATTAGCAGAACATGATGATAAATTAGTGTGGCttttaagataataataataataataataaactttttattgtttaatgtttttgtagATGATGGGTGCTAATGGCCTGAGGCATGCAACAGAGGTGGCAATCCTTAATGCCAACTATATGGCAAAGAGACTAGAAAGCCATTACAAGGTCCTCTTCAGGGGCTCTAAAGGTGAATACCAGTTTTGATGGATAGTGTCATTATACTTGCTGGTAGGTTAGAGGTTTTTTTAATAGAgatttttctgaaaaacaaacGCTTTCTTTACAGGTTTCGTTGCTCATGAATTTATTTTGGATGTTCGACCATTCAAGAAGACTGCCAACATCGAGGCAGTGGATATTGCCAAAAGATTACAGGATTATGGTACAGGATTATCAACTTTTTAAGAACTCAGCTTTTCCTCTGAAATTAATCGTGTACAAGTATTAATTATTAGTAATGTACtaaatttctgaaacatttGCTAGGTTTCCATGCTCCTACCATGTCATGGCCTGTGACTGGAACACTAATGATTGAACCCACTGAGTCGGAGGACAAGGCTGAGCTGGACCGTTTCTGCGACTCTCTGCTGGCCATTCGACAGGAAATTGCGGACATCGAGTCAGGCAGGATGGATTCTAGAGTTAACTCATTAAAGGTACACAATCGCTGTATAGTTGAGCTAATTGCTTTTAAGTATTCTGCAATAAATGAACACTGAACAATGCAATGGTTGGCCATAAAGACTCAACATAGTGATGATGTACACAGATGGCTCCTCATTCTCTGGCATGCATTGCTTCAAGCAAATGGGACAGACCCTACTCTAGGGAGTCTGCTGCTTTCCCAATGGTATGTATCTTATTCCTTTTGAGTATTCAGGacaaatttattatataatctatacaaaaaaatatttactttacaACTGGAACCAACATTTATTGTCTTATTGCAGCCTTTTGTGAGACCTGAAACCAAGTTTTGGCCTACAATTTCGAGGATTGATGACATCTATGGTGACCAGCATCTCGTGTGCACCTGCCCCCCGATGGACAGCTATGAATCTCCGTATGAGGAGTGCGCATCCTCGTGACCACCTCCCAACAAACATTCTTCACTCACTTTCACCAAATAATACAGCTTCAGCACATACAACACATCTGTCCTTTTGAATTCTGTGTTTAATTTCATCTGGTGCCTTGTTTTTGTTCTGCACATTATATACTGCTCTCTTTAGGTTTACTAAAACAACTTATTCCTTGACTAAACTTCATTCCTTGAATCAACTTATATACTTGATTTAGTGATCAGCTTGCACAggtttgttatattttattccatgtATAAACAAAAAACTCTGAAATGTGTAAGGATTTTCTTTTGAGTGTATGTAGATGTAACCTGATGTCTCTGTTCTCAATGTCCACattgattttattgtttttaataaatgtaacaattacaaaacaaaTTAAGTATCATGTCCCTGTTTATTAAAATTTACTAAATGTTTTAAGTCAATGATTATGACTAAGCAAAATTCgtatttacataattttaaaaaacaagttttgggtttttttttttttttaaactagggTGGGGGGTTAATTGTTTCATATTGACTATCCTTTCTCTTCCACAAATTGCCAAGAACTATTCCTAAGAATAACAAAAGTCCTAAATTACGATTGGAGGCGAACTTCTTCCAGCAATCCTCAGGACTGTTGATGTCCAAAGAATAAATCTGTAAGTCACACCAtttggaaggaaaaaaatggTTAGACACTACTTTATAACATTACTGCATCTTAatataacaattgtgtggtttcatttcttaaaattaatggaaaaataaaaataagtttcaAAATCTTGAACCATACTAACCTGTCGTGCTAGATGAAGAGCAACTGCAGACACGGCTACATAGTACGGCATGGTCTGGTTTGCATTAGTGCCTACCAGTATTAATCCAGACAGCATGGCCACAGTGAAGGCACTCAGCCAGGGCTTGGTGTGTTCCTGAAATCTCAGGGCTGTGGACTTCACACCCAACTTAACATCATCCTCTTTGTCCTGTTCAGTACAGAATATTGAGTTTAGAAATCCCAAATTCATGCACACAAACCAGGTACCCTGCTATTCAAACCATGCTACAAAGCATCATCActttacaatacaataaactAGAAAGTACCTGATGGGCATAGATGGTATCGTATATCAGCGTCCACATCACGCCAGAGAAATACAGAGGCAGACACACGAACCAGTCACATGATCCCATCACGGCTGACCAGCCAAGCAAAGCTCCCCAGTTAAAGGTAAGGCCTAGCAAGAAAAGTGTCTTAAGACTTTGCACTAATCTAATTTACACAGTAAAGGAAAAGTCctccctgaaacacattaaattatgtttatattgaaatatttgtgacgcgattagtgatttttttttggtgctaaTTTTTTGGTTGGggctttattttcattaatccTGTGAAACGTTAGAGGTTATGTGTCGCACCCATGTCACAGGGAACAGTGTTAGTGCAGTTACAATGCTGTTTAATAGGAGAACAAATCTCACACATAAGGGATAATGGTCAGGTTTAGCGGTTAGCTGCTAATAAAAGAGCAAGAACTTCTCATTCACCATTTTCCAGTTATGTTCAAGGTAATATTAATGAGAACTTAATgctccagaatgcaatgcagttgCACTGAGTGACGGCAAAGACTCGACTCGGCTAGTTAGTGATCTACAAGATGAGAAGCATGATACGATTAACAGTGGTATTAACAAgcaagttgaagctttggaagctgatctgtttggggcagagtgtacagatgaggagttGAGAAAGCTGGACAGATTAAAgtactaaagcgctgctgcattgcTCTCTTTAGGTAAAGCTGAAGCAATGGTTAAATCCCACTGACACCACTATCAGTAGGTAGTCAAATGGCATTGTGCATAATGTAGtaaaaatagaccaacatgttgATGGAAGGAGAAGAACTAAAAAGTAAACTGAGAATTTGACACTGAATATCACGTGTTATAAACTATAAAGATTAAGatgcaagtcattcagggtggacttttcctttaaattAGTATATGTTGAAATGTGAGTGTTGTAGAAGATACCCAAGAAGAGCTGAGGCCAGTATGTTATTCTCTTCATTAGAGGGTAGGTGACAACTAGCGATAACGAGGCGACACCAAGGGCTATGCTGAAACACACCAATTGAAATGTTATACAGTGTTTGCACTGTACTGCACTGTATTGCATTGACATCATCGACCGAGTAAGTGACAGGTGACACTAATGtaaaactaaaatgaataaaatgttactGGAATGAAAGAACTAGAAAGCCATTAGAGTGGGTGAAAACACtaaaaaccatccatccatcttcacacagggtcgcagggattCGAATCCCCAACTAAAAACCactcaaattaaaataataggtACAATATAAGATAAGTGAAGTACCTGTAATTGTTGAGACACAGCAGGACCCCCAGAGCTAAGCTCAACTGGCCTCCCAGGAAGACCAGCGCCTGGAACTGAGAGATCTGTCCTGCAGCTATGGGCCGCGTGGCTGTCCGGGACACCTGAAGAGTAGAAAGTAGTACAAGACCTTAAACAACATCAGATGACTTACAATTACTTACAACTCACTTTTACCCATCACTACCAAAACATGATTTGATAATGTGAAAATGAGCCATGTAAAGGAATTACAGAAGCTATACAAACTCTTATCAGTTGAGAAGAGTAAAGCTTAGAGTGGCCTAAAACAGACTGTTGAACCAGTgatagaaagaagaagaaaaaaaagacatttacagCAGCTTGAAAGCCCTGATGTTGCTTCTGTGAAGTAGTAAGACTACAGTGGTATGGCCACATAAATTACAAAGAGTTTAAGACATAATAAAAGAGAATATAGACCATATGAAGCTATagggaagaataaaaaaaaagaagatgcaAAAGTGAATACAGAAAGAACTGGCTTTGGTCTGATACTTAACTTTTAGTAAATGCGTCACTAAAGtattgaactgaaagtggactttTAAACAGGATATTGATAAcaagcacactaacaaatccaccaTGGAATAGCTCAAAAAGAgcaatggagggttatggaatggcctagttaAAAGACCAGATTTGactcccattgaaatgttgtgggggggggaAACATGCAAGAAAGGGTTAAACATACAATCAGGCTGAATTAAACTGAATAACAGTTGCATTCCAGCGGCACATGAAAAGAATACCTTCTTGTCGAAGTCTCTGTCCCACATGTCATTAATGCTACAGCCCGCTCCTCTCATCAGCAGAGCTCCAGTCCCAAACAGTGCAAGCATGTGTAGGTCAGGCAGGCAGCCCGGGTCCGCCGCCAGCCCAATGCTCCATGTACACGGCAGATACAGCAGCCATGTCCCTACCAACACAAACCACAtaaaacagtcagtgacaca contains:
- the coq2 gene encoding 4-hydroxybenzoate polyprenyltransferase, mitochondrial, whose amino-acid sequence is MMCAKILTLLSSHPLRRLPSQTCFTCFTTLQKDRRDYSTVSLASGSCFIKRDFQKQRRSLSDILRYGLNNKRSFSLSPAGIVDASPVSVQPYLRLMRLDKPIGTWLLYLPCTWSIGLAADPGCLPDLHMLALFGTGALLMRGAGCSINDMWDRDFDKKVSRTATRPIAAGQISQFQALVFLGGQLSLALGVLLCLNNYSIALGVASLSLVVTYPLMKRITYWPQLFLGLTFNWGALLGWSAVMGSCDWFVCLPLYFSGVMWTLIYDTIYAHQDKEDDVKLGVKSTALRFQEHTKPWLSAFTVAMLSGLILVGTNANQTMPYYVAVSAVALHLARQIYSLDINSPEDCWKKFASNRNLGLLLFLGIVLGNLWKRKDSQYETINPPP